A window from Aliamphritea hakodatensis encodes these proteins:
- the flgG gene encoding flagellar basal-body rod protein FlgG yields the protein MNSALFVAKTGLSAQDTSLRVISNNLANVSTVGFKRDRAVFEDLMYQTQRQPGAESAEGSQLPSGLQLGTGVRVVGTQKLFQEGSIENTGDAFDVAINGRRGFFPVTLPTGETGYTRHGQWQINSDNELVTAEGFLLQPGITLPAEVQTLTIGQDGQVTVVTAGNTAAQNIGQIQLADFVNPAGLEAIGQNMFLETNASGAPILNNPGEGGTGALLQGSLEGSNVNAVEELVNLITTQRAYEVNSKVISTADEMLSFVTQQL from the coding sequence ATGAACAGTGCGTTATTTGTAGCGAAAACAGGTTTGTCGGCGCAGGATACATCATTGCGGGTTATTTCCAACAACCTGGCGAACGTGAGTACTGTTGGTTTCAAGCGCGACAGAGCTGTATTTGAAGATCTGATGTATCAGACCCAGCGTCAGCCCGGTGCTGAGTCAGCGGAAGGGTCTCAGTTGCCTTCCGGTCTGCAGCTGGGAACCGGCGTTCGGGTCGTTGGCACGCAGAAGCTATTCCAGGAAGGTTCTATCGAAAACACCGGTGATGCCTTTGATGTGGCAATTAATGGCCGCCGGGGATTTTTCCCTGTCACGCTGCCAACCGGTGAAACTGGTTATACCCGTCACGGCCAGTGGCAGATCAACTCTGATAACGAGTTAGTCACCGCTGAAGGGTTCTTATTGCAGCCCGGCATAACCTTGCCGGCGGAAGTGCAGACGCTGACGATCGGTCAGGATGGTCAGGTAACCGTGGTTACCGCAGGTAATACCGCGGCACAGAATATCGGCCAGATTCAGTTGGCGGATTTCGTCAATCCGGCGGGTCTTGAAGCCATTGGTCAGAACATGTTTTTGGAAACCAATGCCAGTGGTGCGCCTATTCTGAATAACCCGGGTGAAGGGGGAACCGGTGCGCTGTTGCAAGGCTCGTTAGAAGGTTCCAATGTGAACGCGGTGGAAGAGCTGGTGAATCTGATTACGACTCAGCGGGCCTATGAAGTGAATTCTAAAGTAATTTCAACGGCTGATGAGATGCTGTCCTTCGTGACGCAGCAGCTATAA
- the flgF gene encoding flagellar basal-body rod protein FlgF: protein MDKVLYLAMSGARENMRSQHAHSNNLANVNTTGFKTDLAQARAMPVYGEGLPSRVYAMSERPATDIASGVLTPTGRDLDVAIEGDGWFAVINANGEEVYTRSGEFAINEQNQLVTVGGVPVMGNGGIPITLPAFEKLDIGGDGTITVQPLGEGPEALAVVDRIKLVNPEPGTLFKGTDSFMRTGNPVPLPPANDVKVVSGFLETSNVNSVSELTSIISLSRQYEMQVKMMKTAEENSTAAARILQLQ, encoded by the coding sequence ATGGATAAAGTGCTGTATCTTGCCATGAGTGGCGCGCGGGAAAATATGCGCTCACAGCATGCGCACTCAAATAACCTTGCTAACGTAAATACGACCGGCTTTAAAACTGATTTGGCTCAGGCGCGGGCGATGCCTGTGTACGGGGAAGGTTTGCCGTCCCGGGTATATGCCATGAGTGAGCGGCCTGCAACGGATATCGCATCCGGGGTGCTGACGCCAACAGGGCGGGACCTGGATGTCGCCATTGAAGGGGACGGCTGGTTCGCAGTGATCAACGCCAACGGCGAAGAAGTCTATACCCGGTCTGGCGAGTTTGCTATCAACGAGCAAAATCAACTGGTAACTGTCGGTGGTGTTCCTGTTATGGGGAACGGCGGTATCCCGATTACGTTGCCTGCATTTGAAAAGCTGGATATTGGCGGAGATGGCACCATTACCGTTCAGCCTTTAGGTGAAGGGCCAGAGGCGCTGGCTGTTGTTGACCGTATTAAGCTGGTTAACCCTGAGCCCGGTACATTATTTAAAGGCACGGATTCGTTTATGCGTACCGGCAATCCTGTGCCTTTGCCGCCGGCAAATGATGTCAAAGTCGTTTCCGGTTTTCTGGAAACGAGCAATGTAAATTCTGTTTCTGAGCTGACCTCTATCATATCCCTGTCCAGACAGTATGAGATGCAGGTAAAAATGATGAAAACAGCAGAAGAAAATTCTACAGCGGCGGCACGTATCTTGCAGTTGCAGTAA